A genomic segment from Bacteroidia bacterium encodes:
- a CDS encoding MFS transporter, which translates to MAEHAKKNQPRTMNAWAFYDWANSVYPLVITSTIFPIFYDEVTKTDSTDIVWLFGFSFKNTVIYSYTLSVSFLFIGCLLPFLSGIADYGGHKKRFMKFFVYLGATGCSALFFFTGENLFFGLACFATATIGFTGSLVFYNAYLPEIATPDRFDRLSARGYMMGYIGSVVLLLFNLSMILFPDFYGVTKGFASRFSFLLVGFWWAGFAQITFANLPDSVPAGPSTKRIVRKGLDELRRVVYSLHRLPRLSLFLTSFFFYSMGVQTVMYMATLFGSKELKLETESLIITILIIQIVAILGAFLFSRASEKFGNINALTVAIIIWIGVCIGAYFTYTEYHFYGLAFVVGMVMGGIQSLSRSTYSKLLPPSRDNASYFSFYEISEKIAIVVGTASYGLIEDITGSMRNSVFTLGGFFLLGLFSLLLVGNKKLLQPQEPDEAEPQPDILDSSLLRKED; encoded by the coding sequence ATGGCAGAACACGCGAAGAAGAATCAGCCAAGAACGATGAATGCCTGGGCCTTTTATGACTGGGCCAATTCCGTTTATCCATTGGTAATTACCTCAACGATCTTTCCCATTTTTTATGATGAAGTAACCAAAACGGACAGCACAGACATCGTGTGGTTGTTTGGATTCAGCTTCAAAAATACGGTTATCTACTCCTATACGCTCTCAGTTTCTTTTCTGTTTATAGGTTGCCTGCTGCCGTTCCTGTCAGGCATTGCCGATTATGGCGGGCATAAGAAGCGTTTCATGAAATTCTTCGTTTACCTGGGGGCAACAGGTTGTTCAGCGTTGTTCTTCTTCACGGGCGAAAATCTGTTTTTCGGGCTGGCCTGTTTTGCTACAGCTACCATCGGCTTCACGGGCAGCCTTGTTTTCTACAATGCCTATTTGCCTGAAATTGCCACGCCTGACAGGTTCGACCGGCTTAGTGCCCGCGGCTACATGATGGGTTATATAGGGAGCGTAGTGCTGCTATTATTTAATTTGAGCATGATCCTTTTTCCGGATTTTTATGGCGTGACCAAAGGTTTTGCTTCGCGATTTTCCTTTTTACTTGTAGGCTTTTGGTGGGCGGGATTTGCACAGATCACGTTTGCGAATCTTCCCGATTCAGTACCTGCCGGACCTTCTACCAAAAGAATCGTCAGAAAAGGATTGGACGAACTCAGAAGAGTAGTGTATTCGCTGCACAGGCTGCCGAGGCTTTCGCTGTTTCTCACCTCTTTTTTTTTCTACAGCATGGGCGTGCAAACCGTCATGTATATGGCCACCCTTTTCGGATCCAAAGAATTGAAACTCGAAACCGAGAGCCTCATTATTACCATTTTAATAATTCAAATTGTGGCGATCCTTGGGGCTTTTCTTTTCTCGCGCGCTTCAGAGAAGTTTGGGAATATCAATGCCCTGACCGTTGCCATCATTATCTGGATTGGCGTGTGCATCGGAGCCTATTTCACCTACACTGAATATCATTTCTACGGTCTGGCATTTGTCGTGGGGATGGTGATGGGCGGAATCCAAAGCCTCTCACGTTCAACCTATAGCAAACTGCTGCCGCCTTCGCGGGACAATGCATCCTACTTCAGCTTTTATGAAATATCGGAGAAAATCGCCATCGTGGTGGGCACGGCTTCATACGGCCTTATTGAAGATATTACAGGCAGCATGAGGAATTCCGTTTTTACCCTCGGAGGTTTCTTCCTTCTGGGATTGTTCAGCCTTCTCCTTGTGGGAAACAAAAAGCTGCTGCAGCCGCAGGAACCTGATGAAGCTGAGCCGCAACCAGACATCCTTGACAGCTCACTCCTGCGAAAGGAGGATTAA
- a CDS encoding PKD domain-containing protein, with protein sequence MMHLTKIFNLTAAKAKWCLPLIILAGMMTSYAPAAAQCNASFTFNVLNDSTVDFTNTSTYSGSQVYWFWSFGNGNSSNLENPSNHYSQPGQYGVNLQLIDSLNGCFDSYWDTIWVGSKNCYADFSYSINGSQVNFYNSSVTTTGSLSYEWIFGDGSSNSTAEHPVHNYNTSGTFDVILLAHRSGCADTIVKQIQIQASSCQADFHYSVNGAQVKFYDTSVYSGHVIHTWDFGDGDTSAQVNPTHTYSANGTYEVCLIIWNSSTNCWSQFCDSVTVSLPTCNADFSYAPAGANYIKFTNLSTPTNGNMHWNFGDGHTSTQHSPQHYYSIAPDTMAYVTLIVSSSHCADTIAKWINLPPPQYFIQGMIYKGLQGNNIASSLTAYLIEHDSSAGTLTFVDSMNGDSMYAFEVTPGNRYLVKAALTSADPDYTDFLPTYYDSVLFWNNAIEINVVASQTIYNHSFRLLSGTNPGGPGFVGGLISQGANKKGGPGDPLEGVQVMLLNMDDSPVAYTYSGADGKFAFDDIPLGQFQVYSEVIGKTTVPLVVDLTNDNPEVEDLEIEVGTTTVTGIFDKANVSLPLALEIFPNPANGLVNILHNSKESGDVTIRVMNHLGQEVMRTNEQAAAGQKNLWKLNLDEMPAGLYLVEVMKTTNSNTAVNVSKLMIK encoded by the coding sequence ATGATGCACTTAACAAAAATTTTCAATTTGACAGCGGCAAAGGCCAAATGGTGTTTGCCATTAATAATACTGGCAGGAATGATGACTTCCTATGCCCCTGCTGCCGCACAATGCAATGCCTCGTTCACCTTCAATGTGCTGAACGATTCGACCGTAGATTTTACCAACACCTCCACTTACTCAGGATCACAGGTTTACTGGTTCTGGAGTTTTGGTAATGGCAACTCATCTAACCTCGAGAATCCATCCAACCATTATTCCCAACCCGGACAATACGGAGTTAACCTTCAATTAATTGATAGCCTCAATGGTTGTTTCGATTCTTACTGGGACACCATTTGGGTAGGAAGCAAAAATTGCTATGCAGATTTCAGCTATAGCATTAATGGAAGTCAGGTTAATTTTTACAACAGTTCGGTAACTACCACAGGCAGCCTCAGCTATGAATGGATTTTTGGTGATGGTTCGTCTAATTCGACAGCAGAACATCCTGTTCACAACTACAATACATCCGGCACTTTCGATGTAATACTGTTGGCACATCGAAGCGGTTGTGCAGATACTATTGTTAAACAAATACAGATTCAGGCTTCCTCCTGCCAGGCTGATTTTCATTATTCAGTCAATGGTGCGCAGGTAAAGTTTTATGATACCTCCGTCTATAGCGGCCACGTAATCCATACATGGGACTTTGGTGATGGAGATACTTCCGCTCAGGTCAATCCCACCCATACTTATTCGGCTAATGGCACCTACGAAGTGTGCCTTATCATCTGGAATTCGTCAACCAATTGCTGGAGCCAATTCTGCGATTCTGTAACGGTCTCTTTGCCAACATGCAATGCTGACTTTTCTTATGCTCCGGCAGGCGCCAATTATATCAAATTTACCAACCTAAGCACCCCGACCAACGGGAATATGCACTGGAATTTTGGAGACGGACATACCTCTACACAGCATTCGCCACAGCACTACTATTCCATTGCGCCTGATACGATGGCTTATGTCACTCTTATCGTAAGCAGCTCCCATTGTGCTGATACGATCGCCAAGTGGATCAACCTGCCACCACCCCAGTACTTTATCCAGGGAATGATCTATAAAGGACTGCAGGGAAACAATATTGCCTCAAGCCTCACCGCTTACCTGATAGAGCATGACAGCTCTGCCGGTACGCTCACGTTTGTTGACAGCATGAATGGCGATTCAATGTATGCATTTGAGGTAACACCCGGCAACCGCTACCTCGTGAAAGCTGCCCTTACAAGCGCAGATCCTGATTACACCGATTTCCTGCCTACTTATTATGACAGTGTGTTGTTCTGGAATAATGCAATTGAAATTAACGTAGTGGCGAGCCAAACAATTTACAACCACTCTTTCCGGTTGTTGAGCGGCACCAACCCCGGAGGCCCCGGCTTTGTAGGTGGTTTGATTTCACAGGGTGCCAACAAAAAAGGTGGCCCTGGCGATCCACTGGAAGGTGTGCAGGTAATGCTGCTGAATATGGACGATTCTCCGGTAGCGTATACATATTCTGGTGCTGACGGCAAATTCGCTTTCGATGATATTCCGCTCGGCCAGTTCCAGGTCTATTCTGAGGTAATTGGCAAAACTACCGTTCCCCTTGTCGTAGACCTGACCAATGATAATCCTGAAGTGGAAGACCTTGAAATTGAGGTAGGAACAACTACGGTTACCGGAATTTTCGATAAGGCCAATGTTTCGCTTCCTCTGGCATTGGAGATATTCCCGAATCCTGCCAACGGACTGGTGAATATTCTTCACAACAGCAAGGAAAGCGGTGATGTCACCATCCGCGTAATGAACCACCTGGGCCAGGAAGTGATGCGCACCAATGAGCAGGCGGCAGCAGGGCAAAAGAATCTCTGGAAACTGAATTTGGATGAAATGCCTGCGGGACTGTATCTGGTGGAAGTGATGAAAACCACTAATAGCAATACAGCGGTAAACGTGAGCAAATTGATGATAAAATGA